From Bos taurus isolate L1 Dominette 01449 registration number 42190680 breed Hereford chromosome 29, ARS-UCD2.0, whole genome shotgun sequence, a single genomic window includes:
- the C29H11orf86 gene encoding uncharacterized protein C11orf86 homolog isoform X1: MGTGLRSQSLRGPRPSYGKLQEPWGRPTEGRLRRALSLRQGREKSRSSDGGPERLDTLGQEWLPGSLGDTEQLIQAEQEGSQRWLRQYQQIRRRWESFVTSFPNVTLSRSASPQPPLGTTS, encoded by the exons atgggGACAGGGCTACGCAGTCAGTCCTTGCGAGGACCACGGCCCTCCTACGGCAAGCTCCAGGAGCCCTGGGGGAGGCCCACGGAAGGCCGACTGCGCCGGGCGCTGAGCCTCAGGCAGGGCCGTGAGAAGTCCCGGTCCTCAGATGGAGGCCCAGAACGGCTGGACACCCTCGGTCAGGAGTGGCTGCCCGGGAGCCTGGGGGACACGGAGCAGCTGATCCAAGCGGAGCAAGAAGGCAGCCAGAGGTGGCTGAGGCAGTATCAGCAG ATCAGGAGAAGGTGGGAGAGCTTTGTCACCAGCTTCCCCAACGTGACCCTGAGCCGGTCAGCCTCCCCACAGCCCCCGCTGGGCACCACCAGCTAA
- the C29H11orf86 gene encoding uncharacterized protein C11orf86 homolog, whose product MGTGLRSQSLRGPRPSYGKLQEPWGRPTEGRLRRALSLRQGREKSRSSDGGPERLDTLGQEWLPGSLGDTEQLIQAEQEGSQRWLRQYQQKIRRRWESFVTSFPNVTLSRSASPQPPLGTTS is encoded by the exons atgggGACAGGGCTACGCAGTCAGTCCTTGCGAGGACCACGGCCCTCCTACGGCAAGCTCCAGGAGCCCTGGGGGAGGCCCACGGAAGGCCGACTGCGCCGGGCGCTGAGCCTCAGGCAGGGCCGTGAGAAGTCCCGGTCCTCAGATGGAGGCCCAGAACGGCTGGACACCCTCGGTCAGGAGTGGCTGCCCGGGAGCCTGGGGGACACGGAGCAGCTGATCCAAGCGGAGCAAGAAGGCAGCCAGAGGTGGCTGAGGCAGTATCAGCAG AAGATCAGGAGAAGGTGGGAGAGCTTTGTCACCAGCTTCCCCAACGTGACCCTGAGCCGGTCAGCCTCCCCACAGCCCCCGCTGGGCACCACCAGCTAA